Proteins encoded by one window of Mycolicibacterium sp. ND9-15:
- a CDS encoding acyl-CoA dehydrogenase family protein, giving the protein MAFDLTPTAAQHELARRTHEFAEEVIRPVALDYDQRQEFPWPVLEEAATRGFYSPLFYRDLIGDPTGVSLPMFMEELFWGCAGIGLAVVMPALALSAIGQAATPEQMLQWAPECFGAPGDLKLAALAISEPEGGSDVRNLRTTARRDGDDWIIDGHKMWIGNGGIANVHVVNAVVDQELGHKGQALFIVPGGTPGLEMVRKLDKLGCRASHTAELKFDGVRVPADNLLGGQDKLDHKLSKAREAVKGGQRSGSATLGTFEQTRPMVAAQALGIARAALEYATEYANRREAFGAPIIDNQGIAFPLAELATSLDGARLLTWRASWMAASGVPFERGEGSMSKLAASEVAVRATERAIQTLGGWGYIKDHPVEKWYRDAKLYTIFEGTSEIQRVVIANALGAADGKPPLHFDLEPTGGPINRVFGRGTPLRGRAADAALAAKDRVPAPIMRLAMNVLRPPRK; this is encoded by the coding sequence GTGGCCTTCGACCTGACGCCCACCGCGGCACAGCACGAGCTGGCGCGACGGACCCATGAGTTCGCCGAAGAGGTGATCCGCCCGGTGGCGCTCGACTATGACCAGCGCCAGGAATTCCCCTGGCCGGTGCTCGAGGAAGCCGCTACCCGAGGTTTCTACAGCCCACTGTTCTATCGGGACCTCATCGGCGACCCGACCGGAGTGTCCCTGCCGATGTTCATGGAGGAGTTGTTCTGGGGCTGCGCGGGAATCGGCCTCGCGGTGGTGATGCCGGCGCTGGCCCTGTCCGCGATCGGCCAGGCCGCCACACCAGAACAAATGCTCCAGTGGGCACCCGAATGTTTCGGCGCTCCGGGCGATCTCAAACTGGCGGCGCTGGCGATCTCGGAACCCGAAGGCGGCAGCGATGTCCGCAACCTGCGCACCACCGCCCGACGCGACGGTGATGACTGGATCATCGACGGCCACAAGATGTGGATCGGCAACGGTGGCATCGCCAACGTGCACGTCGTCAACGCGGTCGTCGACCAAGAGCTCGGACACAAGGGGCAGGCGCTGTTCATCGTGCCCGGCGGCACCCCGGGGCTGGAGATGGTCCGCAAGCTCGACAAGCTCGGCTGTCGCGCTTCGCACACCGCGGAACTGAAGTTCGACGGCGTCCGAGTCCCCGCCGACAACCTGCTCGGCGGCCAGGACAAGCTCGACCACAAGCTGTCCAAGGCTCGCGAGGCGGTCAAAGGCGGTCAGCGCTCCGGATCGGCCACGCTCGGCACCTTCGAGCAGACCCGTCCCATGGTCGCGGCACAGGCCCTCGGAATCGCCCGGGCTGCACTGGAATACGCGACGGAGTACGCCAACCGGCGGGAGGCGTTCGGCGCTCCGATCATCGACAACCAGGGCATCGCCTTTCCGCTCGCCGAACTGGCGACCTCGCTCGACGGCGCGCGTCTGCTCACGTGGCGCGCCTCCTGGATGGCGGCGAGCGGAGTACCTTTCGAACGCGGGGAGGGGTCGATGTCCAAGCTGGCTGCCAGCGAGGTCGCGGTCCGCGCCACCGAACGCGCCATACAGACGCTGGGCGGCTGGGGATACATCAAGGATCACCCCGTCGAGAAGTGGTACCGGGATGCCAAGCTGTACACCATCTTCGAGGGCACCAGCGAGATTCAACGTGTCGTCATCGCCAATGCGCTGGGTGCCGCCGACGGCAAGCCACCCCTGCACTTCGATCTCGAACCCACCGGCGGGCCGATCAACCGCGTCTTCGGCCGGGGCACGCCCCTGCGCGGTCGCGCCGCCGACGCCGCGCTTGCCGCGAAGGACCGGGTGCCTGCGCCGATAATGCGGTTGGCGATGAACGTGTTGCGCCCGCCTCGCAAATGA